The Lycium barbarum isolate Lr01 chromosome 9, ASM1917538v2, whole genome shotgun sequence genome has a segment encoding these proteins:
- the LOC132610599 gene encoding protein SULFUR DEFICIENCY-INDUCED 1, producing MDMMKNKEKELFHVAHKVPSGDGPYVRAKHAQLVEKDPEGAIVWFWKAINGGDRVDSALKDMAVVMKQLNRSEEAIEAINSFRCLCSKQAQESLDNVLLDLFKKCGKVDEQIALLKQKLRQIYQGQVFNGKPTKTARSHGKKFQVSVRQETARVLGNLGWAYTQKGNFMAAEVVYKKAQMIDADSNKACNLAHCLIKQGRYDEARNILDNVWGGNYTGSEDTKTRNRVEELLLELDSRQPPPYLQNLPGLNLDDDFMNGLEQLINEWAPPRSRRLPIFEEISTFKDQLAC from the exons ATGGACATGATGAAGAATAAAGAGAAGGAGCTTTTTCATGTTGCTCATAAGGTCCCTTCAGGTGATGGACCTTATGTTAGGGCCAAGCATGCTCAG CTAGTTGAGAAGGATCCAGAAGGAGCAATAGTGTGGTTTTGGAAGGCCATAAATGGAGGAGATAGAGTGGATAGTGCACTTAAAGATATGGCTGTGGTAATGAAGCAGCTCAATAGAAGTGAAGAGGCTATTGAAGCCATCAATTCTTTCAGATGCCTCTGTTCCAAACAGGCTCAAGAATCCCTTGATAATGTCCTCCTTGATCTTTTCAAG AAATGTGGAAAAGTAGATGAACAAATAGCACTGTTGAAACAAAAGTTGAGACAGATATACCAAGGTCAAGTCTTCAATGGTAAACCTACAAAAACTGCTCGCTCTCATGGAAAGAAGTTTCAAGTTTCCGTCAGGCAAGAGACAGCCAGAGTCCTG GGAAATTTGGGCTGGGCCTATACGCAAAAAGGGAACTTTATGGCGGCGGAAGTTGTGTACAAGAAAGCCCAAATGATCGATGCAGACAGTAACAAGGCCTGTAATCTGGCCCATTGCCTAATCAAGCAAGGCCGGTATGATGAGGCCCGTAATATTCTTGATAATGTTTGGGGAGGTAATTATACAGGTTCTGAAGATACAAAGACAAGGAACCGTGTGGAGGAATTGTTGTTGGAATTGGACTCGAGGCAACCACCACCATACTTGCAAAATCTTCCGGGCCTAAACTTGGATGATGATTTCATGAATGGGCTTGAACAACTTATAAATGAATGGGCCCCTCCAAGGTCAAGAAGACTACCAATATTTGAGGAGATCTCTACTTTCAAAGATCAATTGGCATGTTGA